GATGCACCAGGTTTCCATGTTTGTCAGCCAGGATCTGTACCTCAATGTGTTTGGGCCGGTCAATAAATTTTTCAATAAAAATAGTATCGTTACCGAAGGCCGTTTTGGCTTCTCCTTTTGCTTCATGGAGTTCTGTGATAAATTCTTCCTCCTTTCTCACCACCCTCATTCCGCGTCCACCGCCACCCGCCACGGCCTTGATCATTACCGGAAAACCAATTCTCCGGGCTTCAGATAAGGCTGTTTCTTCATCTACCAGATCAATATGACTATCTTCAATAAGCGGAACATTAACACTCCTGGCCAGGTTCTTGGCAGCCACCTTATCCCCCACTTTGTCCATAATTGATGCAGAAGGACCAATAAAAACAATCCCTTCCTCATCGCATCGACGGGCAAAGGTGGTATTTTCACTTAAAAATCCATATCCAGGATGAATCGCATCAATTTTATTGAGTTTCGCTACCCGAAGAATCTCTTCTACATCAAGATATGGCTTTAGCGGTTCGTCCTTCGCACCGATATGATAAGCTTCATCGGCTTTATACCTGTGCTGGGAAAACCGATCCTCATACGTATAAATAGCTACGGTGGTAATATTCAACTCTGACGCGGCGCGAAGTACACGAATAGCAATCTCGCCACGGTTCGCAACGAGTAATTTTTTGAACTTTTTTATCTCTTCACTCATGGGCTTAAAGGTAAAAAAAATAGAGTGAAAGTTTCATTTAAAAATAGAAATAGAACGAAGAAAATAGATAATAAAAGTGCTTAATTACGAAATCGCAATCCTATTTTATTATAATTTCAACCTTATCAAAAGGGCTCAGGGCAACCCCTTTAACAGTAGCTTCCGCCTCTACGCGATAGGTGGATTTTGCGCCATGGGCCAGTTTGGCCAACCTGGAAATGCCCCCGTATATAAAATTCTTTTTCCCAAAGGTTTCAACTTCAGAATGAGCCACCTTAAAGGGTAATTCAAAGTCAACTTCAACCAACTCGTCAGCCGGCACCTCAAATTCAATTTGCAGTTCGAGTTTGCCCAATTCATATTCGTCGATGAGTTTGTCTTTTCCTCTCCCCCTGACATATTTCTCTATTAAAACAAAACTAATTCCCGTAACCGTCTGGGGATTCATCGATTGAAAGACCGCCTGGCCTTTAACAACCTCATCTATTTCCGCTATTTCTTCAGGCAGCATAAGCTCCATTTTCACCCCCTCGATACCAAGCCATTTTTTCATTTTATTTATCATAACATTAAAGTCTAAAGTTTAAGGACTAAATTAATAAAAGTGTTTGTAAAAAACTTTGGGTTCATTGTTGAACGTTGGGTAAGTTCTTAAGAAAAAAAGAGCCTGGGAAGAATTTTCTATCAATCCTCTCCTGAAATAGACGAGTGATTCCAATCCTTAAGGACAAATATTGAAGAAATGATACTGGAAATTCCCTGTAATAATAAAAGACCTATTCCAAGGGGGACTACAAATTTGATGATATACCTCGCGGGCAGTCCTCCCGGGTCGGGAGATCCTTCCCTGACAGACAAGGATAAATTTGCATAATCAAAGGACCAGTAAATGACCATCAGGCACCAGGGAACCAGGAACAAAATCCCACCGAGCAAATTGACCCATGCTTTATCTTTTTTGGAAAAATCGGCATAAAATAGGTCGACCCGCACATGTTTATCATGCTTTAATGCGTAAGCAGCCCCCAGCAAAAAGATCAATGCAAACAAATGCCACTCCAGCTCCATGACCCATGCCCTCGTTTCATTCATCATGTACCGGGTAAAGACATCATAACAGACAAGCAGCACCAAAAGTGCGGTCAACCAGGACGTAAGGCGGCCAATCTGCTCGTTAATTTGGTCAATGCCATTTTTTATGTTTAGCAGGATTCCTTGCATGCAAGCAAGATAATAAGTTTTGTGAATACTTAGAAATGAAGTTCAAAAAAAATAGAATTTCAGTAACCCTTAGCATTTTCAGGGGATCAACCCATGATAAAAACATTTTCCTGAAGACTTGGTGGATCTTCCATAAAGATCTTTCGAAGATCAGGTTAACCCTTAAAAACATAACATGATGAGTAATTTAAAAAATGAAATCACAGAAAAATCAACAGGATGTTGCCCCGAAATTGAAAAAGGAAAGGAATGTAATGTATTGGACTTCCATTATCGCCTGGTCAATTTCACACAGGTCGGCAACCAAAGAGTTCCGGTTGAGGTGCTTATTCATGCCAGGCTCGAAAAATGCAGTGAAGGCCTCGAATTAGGCAAACTCGCTTACAGCACGACCCTCTTCCCGGGAGAAAAAGTCAACCTTTTCACCACCGACCGCCGAACCCGTTTTAGTTTTGACCAGGAAACCAACCTGAGTTACCGTAATGAACAAACCCATGAATCACAGTACTACATGGCCTCAATGGACAAAATGATGTCTGACCTCAACATTACAGATCGTGGAAATTCAAATTCAGCATCACATTCAGATTTTTCTACTACAGGGTCTACCAGTGGAGCCATTCAGAGTTTTCTATCGGGAGCATCCATCAATGTAAAGGGAAATTTCAATGCTTCCTCTTCCATGGATTTTATCAGAGAATTGAGCAGCCATGCTGAAGCCTCCCACAGCCGCTCTGTAGAAGCCACCGCCGCCTCAAGTAGTGTTTCCGTCGGGGAGGTGCAAACCCGCAACCATGCCGAGGGAGAAACAGAAAATCATTTTGAAGCTTCTTCCCGTTCATTTTCCAATCCAAATCAATGCCATGCGGTAACTTATTTTTTCCATCAGATCAATGTAAAACAGCGTGTGAGCTTTAAAATCGTTTCGATCAAAAGAAGGGTTTTGGACAGTGTTGGAGATGCAACCGTTTCCAACAGACCTGTCGTATCAAAGGGGGAAATCTCTATAATGCCTTCCGTCATCCCCGCAGACA
This sequence is a window from Lewinellaceae bacterium. Protein-coding genes within it:
- a CDS encoding TRAP transporter small permease subunit encodes the protein MQGILLNIKNGIDQINEQIGRLTSWLTALLVLLVCYDVFTRYMMNETRAWVMELEWHLFALIFLLGAAYALKHDKHVRVDLFYADFSKKDKAWVNLLGGILFLVPWCLMVIYWSFDYANLSLSVREGSPDPGGLPARYIIKFVVPLGIGLLLLQGISSIISSIFVLKDWNHSSISGED
- a CDS encoding sporulation protein produces the protein MINKMKKWLGIEGVKMELMLPEEIAEIDEVVKGQAVFQSMNPQTVTGISFVLIEKYVRGRGKDKLIDEYELGKLELQIEFEVPADELVEVDFELPFKVAHSEVETFGKKNFIYGGISRLAKLAHGAKSTYRVEAEATVKGVALSPFDKVEIIIK